The genomic stretch AAGGGTTGAATGGGTAAAAATGATTAATTATCTTGCTTCTCAATACACGGCGGAGGAGGTATGGAAAAGATTTCGAATCGGAAAAAGTAGCCTCGTCGGAGCAATTGGAGGCTTTGCTATAGGTCATTTACTTGGATATATTGGAACAAGAAATGATAGTGTGAATTGGAGAATAGCTGAGTACTTGCTTATAGCGTGGATTATTGCAAAAGTATGTGTAGAGGTTAAAAATGTTTTTTTACCATCCCGCAAATATAATATTGAATTGGTACTAAAAGGAGCCGAGAAATTTAGGAAAGCAAAAGAATCAAAAATAAAAAAATAAAGGGTAGTTTTATTTAAATATGCCTGCAACTACAATTAACATGTCGCAAAAGACATATGTCCAAACCCTTCAGGCTTCTTTTGCAACGGAAATGTCGAACCAATTATGAGCAGACTCTACGTCATAGGCATCGGCTATAAGCCACTTGATAAAAGGGCTCGGAATATTATTTTAAATTCCAGCGTTATTCTTGCATCCAACAGACTCCTTGAGATCTTTAAAGGGTACGAGGAATACGAGACAGGCAAAGATAAGATAAAGGTAATTAACAATGTGGATGAGACAATCAACTTCATAAAATCTCAGATCTCGTCACTCGTCACTGAGCCTGCCCTGAGCCTGTCGAAGGGTCACTCGTCACTGAATATCGTCCTTCTTGCCTCTGGAGACCCCATGTTCTTTGGAATTGGAAGAAGGGTTGTCAAAGAATTTGGGAAAGATGCGGTGGAGATACTTCCTGATCTGTCGAGCATCCAGGTGGCATTCTCAAAAATAAAAGAACCGTGGGATGATGCCCTATTAATCAGCCTTCATGGCGGCCCTGACCCTGAAAAAAGGAGAAGGCTGGAATATGAAATAAAGGATATTCCCATGCTTTTAGAGGGGCATAATAAAATTGCCATTCTTACCGATAAAGTAAATAATCCATCAGAGATTGCAAAGGAAATTTTAAAATCTCCATCACTCCATCACTCCATCACTCTGTCATTAAAAATGTATGTCTGTGAAAGACTCGGTTACCCTGATGAAAAAATAACAGAAGGCACACCTGAAGAAATTGCAGGCATGCCTTTTTCAGACCCAAATGTAGTGATAATTCAAAACATAATCCCCCCCACCCACCCCTCCCCCTCGAGGGGGGAGGGTAAGAGCCTGCCCCGTACTCGATACGGGGGAGGGGGTGAAAGCCTTGCTTCTGGGATAAGATTTGGATTAACAGAAAATGAAATCCTGCATTCAAGGGGACTCATAACAAAAGACGAAGTCAGGGCAGTAACCATTCACAAATTAAGGCTTCCTCAAAGAGGTGTATTCTGGGACATTGGTGCAGGCTCTGGCTCTATATCCATCGAAGCAGCAAGAATATCTCCTCAACTAAAGATATTTTCTGTAGAGAAAGATGAGGAGCAAATTAAGATGCTGAAGGAAAACATTAAAAGTCTAATCCCGAAGCTTCGGGACAACATAGACGTCATTGAAGGTGAGGCGGCTGCAGTTATCCCGGGACTTCCAGGTCCAGACAGAGTTTTTATAGGAGGAAGCGGCGGAAAACTCCACAGCATTATTAAGGCAACGTTAGAGGCAGGATGCTCGCGCATTGTAATAAACGCTGTCACATTCGATACCCTTACAAAGGCTCAAAGCTTTTTGAAAAAAGAAAACATGAAGGTAGAGATAACAGAAGTTAATATCTCAAAAGGCAAAGGGCTAAAAGATAAGGAGTATCTTTCAGCATCAAACCCGATATTCATAATAGTAGGAGAGAAGGCGAATGGATAATTTAGGAAAAGTCTATGTTATTGGCATAGGTCCTGGTGATCCCGAGCTTATGACAGTGAAGGCTGTAAAGATCCTTGAGAAAGTACCTGTGCTTTGTTTTCCAAAAGGCAAAGATGAAGGAAGCAGCATTGCCATGTCCATTGTTGCGGGGGCGATTTCCCTCGATGGAAAAGAAATTATAGAGATACATTTCCCGATGAAAAAAATACCTGCTAAAGACGCCGCATCATGTGATGTGTCATCAAAATGGGAGGAGACAGTAGAAATAATCTTAAGCCATGTCCTGAAAGGTAAAGACATCGCATTCCCAACTCTCGGAGATCCTGTTTTCTACAGTACATTTTTTTATATTCATGACAGACTTTTAAGCCTATTGCCTTCACTTCAGGTAACCATTGTCCCTGGAGTTTCTTCAATGAGCGCATCTTCAGCATCAACAGGGATGCCTTTATGCCTTGGGAGTGAACGGATAGCACTTCTGCCTGCCACTTATGAAGAAGAGAGGCTAAAAGAAACCATCCTCAGTTTTGATACGGTCGTCTTAATGAAGGTTAATAAAGTATTTGACAGAATTCTTGGCCTCCTCGAGGAACTCGGGCTTGTAGATTCTTCTGTAGCTGTAGAAATGGCAAGCACAGATAAGGAGAGGGTTATAAAAGATCTGCGATCAATTAAAGGTGAGAATCTACATTACTTTACAACAGTGATAATAAAAAAATGAGCAAGGTCTATTTCATAGGTGCTGGTCCTGGAGACCCCGAGTTGATAACAATCAAGGGTAGAAAACTACTCGATAAGGCTGACGTTGTGATCTATGCAGGAAGCCTTGTTAATTCTGAACTTTTAAAAGACATAAAGGCAAAGATATTTGATTCTTCAAAGATGACTCTCGATGAAATCATTGATGTCATTAAAGCATCCATCAACAATGACAAGACAGTGGCAAGACTGCATACCGGAGACACATCCTTTTACAGTGCCATATCAGAGCAGA from Nitrospirota bacterium encodes the following:
- the cobI gene encoding precorrin-2 C(20)-methyltransferase — its product is MDNLGKVYVIGIGPGDPELMTVKAVKILEKVPVLCFPKGKDEGSSIAMSIVAGAISLDGKEIIEIHFPMKKIPAKDAASCDVSSKWEETVEIILSHVLKGKDIAFPTLGDPVFYSTFFYIHDRLLSLLPSLQVTIVPGVSSMSASSASTGMPLCLGSERIALLPATYEEERLKETILSFDTVVLMKVNKVFDRILGLLEELGLVDSSVAVEMASTDKERVIKDLRSIKGENLHYFTTVIIKK
- the cbiE gene encoding precorrin-6y C5,15-methyltransferase (decarboxylating) subunit CbiE, with product MSRLYVIGIGYKPLDKRARNIILNSSVILASNRLLEIFKGYEEYETGKDKIKVINNVDETINFIKSQISSLVTEPALSLSKGHSSLNIVLLASGDPMFFGIGRRVVKEFGKDAVEILPDLSSIQVAFSKIKEPWDDALLISLHGGPDPEKRRRLEYEIKDIPMLLEGHNKIAILTDKVNNPSEIAKEILKSPSLHHSITLSLKMYVCERLGYPDEKITEGTPEEIAGMPFSDPNVVIIQNIIPPTHPSPSRGEGKSLPRTRYGGGGESLASGIRFGLTENEILHSRGLITKDEVRAVTIHKLRLPQRGVFWDIGAGSGSISIEAARISPQLKIFSVEKDEEQIKMLKENIKSLIPKLRDNIDVIEGEAAAVIPGLPGPDRVFIGGSGGKLHSIIKATLEAGCSRIVINAVTFDTLTKAQSFLKKENMKVEITEVNISKGKGLKDKEYLSASNPIFIIVGEKANG